In Phaseolus vulgaris cultivar G19833 chromosome 10, P. vulgaris v2.0, whole genome shotgun sequence, a single genomic region encodes these proteins:
- the LOC137816973 gene encoding uncharacterized protein, with protein sequence MEMPFSLVYGSDAMIPVEIHESSPRFLSFVAEESNEDREVNLDLLDKAREEARIKAEAVKRRVEHQYNSKVKPRQFQVADLVMRKAHPYELENKLSPKCTGPFKITEAKGNGSYKLETLEGGPIRRS encoded by the coding sequence atggagatgcctttcagcctagtatacgggtcagatgccatgatcccagtagagatccacgAGAGTTCTCCGCGTTTCCTAAGCTTTGTGgcagaagaatccaacgaagacaGAGAGGTGAATCTAGACCTGTTAGACAAGGCCAGAGAAGAAGCGAGGATAaaggctgaagctgtgaagaggagAGTGGAACATCAGTAtaactctaaggtaaagccgcgacagttccAAGTAGCTGACTTGGTCATGCGGAAGGCTCATCCTTACGAgttagagaacaagttgtctcccaagtgtaCCGGACCCTTCAAAATAACCGAAGCCAAGGGAAATGGTTCGTACAAGTTAGAGACTCTAGAAGGGGGCCCCATCCGACGCAGCTAG